The nucleotide window TGTCACAGGACGTGCGGGAGAGGCTCCTGAGAATGGACGTTCCTCATGCCATCATCGAGCGCCCTGACCTGAGCCCCGTGGCGGTGAGGATCGTCAACCATCCCGACGGGGATCCCGTGGGCCGGAGCCTCAGACATTATTTTGAGCCCCCCGACTATTCGGCCCTCCTCATGTACCTGTCGATAGAGGGGCGGAAGATGGGCACACTCTTCGTGCGCGCCGAAGGCAGGGACCGGTATACGGAGGAGCACGCCCGGATGCTCGCCGCCCTCGAGGAGCCCTTTGCCCTTGTGGTATCCCATGCTCTGCTCAGGGAAGAGGGGGAGAAGCTCAAGGACCAGAGGGCCGAGGACAACCGCTTCCTCCATGGGGAGATCATGCGCATGATCGGAGATCAGATCGTGGGGGGCGATTACGGGCTCAAAGGGGTGATGGAGATGGTGCGCCAGGTGGCGCACCGGAGTAGCCCCGTCCTGCTCCGGGGAGAGACCGGCGCGGGCAAGGACGTGATCGCGGGCGCCATCCACCGCTTCTCCTCCTTCAGGGACGGCCCGTTCATCAAGGTCAACTGCGGCGCCATCCCCGAATCCCTGGTGGACAGCGAGCTCTTCGGCCACGAAAAAGGCGCCTTCACCGGCGCAATCGCCCAAAAAAGGGGATGCTTCGAGAGGGCGGACAAGGGCACTATTTTTCTCGATGAGATCGGGGACCTGCCCCTTCAGTCCCAGGTAAGGCTCTTAAGGGTGCTCCAGTATAAGGAGATACAGCGGGTTGGCGGCTCCAGCCCGATTCCGGTCGATATACGAATCATCGCCGCCACCCACCGGAACCTTGAAGCAATGGTGGAGAAGGAGGCATTCCGGGAGGACCTCTGGTTCAGGCTCAACGTCTTCCCCATCTTCATCCCCCCCTTAAGAAGGAGGAAGGCCGATATCCCCGCCCTCGTCCACCACCTCCTCGCGAAGAAGGCCAGGGACCTGAAGCTCGATACAATCCCGGTCCTGGCCCCAGGCACCATAGACCGCCTTATGGAGTACCACTGGCCCGGCAATGTGCGGGAGCTCGAGAACGTGATCGAGCGGGCCCTGATCCTCGGCACACGCGACACCCTCACTGCCGACGCCTTTCTTTTCCGGGAAGAGAAGCCCCGGGGCGCTTCGGAAGAGGGGGGCCCCATGCTCACCCTCGATAATGCGATGGCCCGCCACATCAGAAATGCCCTTGCCCTTAGCGAGGGGAAAGTCCACGGGCCGGACGGCGCGGCCCGCCTCCTCAATGTCAACGCAAGCACGCTCCGGAACAGAATGGACAAGCTGGGAATCGTCTACGGCAGGGCGAAAGAGAAATAAGTCAAAATATCGGTTCACTTTTGTTGGGGCTGTGCTAAAATGAACTGGGAGAACCCCATGAGCCCTCAGCCGGATTTTGCAAGATTCCCGGGAAGAATAATAAACAGAACATCCCCCTTTATAATTATAGTTATATGCCTGTCCACACGCGTCGGGCGAAGAGCATTCCGGCGAAAGGGGGGAGTTGTGTTGGCGGCAGGGGGCGCTTCGGGATTTTTACCGGCTCCAGATCAATAGGGTTGGTTTTGTAAGGGGAAGAGCATTCGCGTCAAGAGAAACAGGGGGGGACTTGAAGACGCATATCAGACCGGAGGCACCACGGGTGGCGGCGCGACTCGCGACGCGACACCGGAAGAGCACCAAGGCGCGGGCAAGGGTCCGGCGCCTGGCAGGCGGGCTCCTCGCCCGCGGGGCGATCACGCTTCTTGCGGCCCTCCTCCTGATTATCGCCTCGGGCCCTTGTGCAGCCGCACCCCGGGTCTTTGTCATTCATTCCTATCATTCGGGCCTCGAATGGACCGATTCCGTAATGGACGGGATCAGGAAGACCTTTGCCGGGAGCGGCTCCGACATTCAAATGAGCGCAGAATACCTCGACACCCGCCGATTCGTGGACGCCCGGAGGAGCGGCATTATAAAAGATGCGATCATCGCCACCCTCGAAGGCGGTTC belongs to Syntrophorhabdaceae bacterium and includes:
- a CDS encoding sigma 54-interacting transcriptional regulator, which codes for MDENEFFRKASIHLSSSLDIATALHRCLLFLREHMPVDVMIIWLYEESMGGLRRIAAATPEEGRNSDTIMLLSQDVRERLLRMDVPHAIIERPDLSPVAVRIVNHPDGDPVGRSLRHYFEPPDYSALLMYLSIEGRKMGTLFVRAEGRDRYTEEHARMLAALEEPFALVVSHALLREEGEKLKDQRAEDNRFLHGEIMRMIGDQIVGGDYGLKGVMEMVRQVAHRSSPVLLRGETGAGKDVIAGAIHRFSSFRDGPFIKVNCGAIPESLVDSELFGHEKGAFTGAIAQKRGCFERADKGTIFLDEIGDLPLQSQVRLLRVLQYKEIQRVGGSSPIPVDIRIIAATHRNLEAMVEKEAFREDLWFRLNVFPIFIPPLRRRKADIPALVHHLLAKKARDLKLDTIPVLAPGTIDRLMEYHWPGNVRELENVIERALILGTRDTLTADAFLFREEKPRGASEEGGPMLTLDNAMARHIRNALALSEGKVHGPDGAARLLNVNASTLRNRMDKLGIVYGRAKEK